A stretch of DNA from Spirochaetota bacterium:
AGGCCGTCGCCGCGCGCTTTCCGCTGTAATACCAGCCCGCCAGTCCCGCCAGTATGAACAATATCCCGATAAACTGCGCCTGCGAAAGCCCCATGACTCCCTTCGGGTTCAGCCGGATGAACTCGATCAGGAACCGGGGAAGGCCGTTGAGTATGAGATAGAGAAAGAAGAGCTTTCCATCCGCCAGCCCCTTTTTCCTGAGCTGCATGAGCAGCGCCAGTACCAGAAATGAAAAAAAGACCTCGAAAAACGGCGTTGGGTAAACCGCGGCCGTGGTCGGCACGATGCCGTTAGGATAGGCGGTCGCCCAGAGCGAAGAGGTCGCGATGCCGTAGCAGCCGTCGCCGGCGACGTGGCAGCCGAAACGGCCGAAGCAGTATCCCAGCGCCATCGAGGGCGCCGCCGCGTCGGCTACTTTGACAAAGGACTCGCCGCTGCGCTTGATGATCCACCACGCCAGAAGGAATGACAGGATGAAACCGCCATAGGCCGAGAGCCCCGCCCCCGAAAAGATCATTCCCGCCGGGTCGGCGGCGAACTCGTCGAGATGCTCTATAATATGGAAAACCTTGGAGCCGATGATCCCGCCCGGGATGGCGGCCAGCAGTATCCGGTA
This window harbors:
- a CDS encoding prolipoprotein diacylglyceryl transferase, giving the protein MYPILFQYKFISIGGYGVMLGIGFYLAFLLFERELKLRNMDPEIAYRILLAAIPGGIIGSKVFHIIEHLDEFAADPAGMIFSGAGLSAYGGFILSFLLAWWIIKRSGESFVKVADAAAPSMALGYCFGRFGCHVAGDGCYGIATSSLWATAYPNGIVPTTAAVYPTPFFEVFFSFLVLALLMQLRKKGLADGKLFFLYLILNGLPRFLIEFIRLNPKGVMGLSQAQFIGILFILAGLAGWYYSGKRAATA